In Takifugu flavidus isolate HTHZ2018 chromosome 5, ASM371156v2, whole genome shotgun sequence, the following proteins share a genomic window:
- the hps4 gene encoding Hermansky-Pudlak syndrome 4 protein isoform X2, whose amino-acid sequence MAEQVPPDSRRCSYFFLYDGSKVRGEGDLTREGICYFYPEETPLDQQELICGQLAGVSRCVSELSFSPVRVLRLRRHKFAIRVKDDFFWALGCPVEVPSVSICQLLDQLISLFCFYNGSISLSYQSGSTDLHHIFSCLKTIDSTIVDPLLLLKAALILQACQRCPLVLAGCILFRGRVVSTQMFPELTMKVMVHENETYKKAQKDIEGSSSGWFGGVSSTTVFLTASELQYLQLTPVHKDLHSQLTPAGDSQPLKSRLSRTLSDVGSTDSDLSDPGSAQVPQKGSFEVAGNAVLCPVVSQGATNLASHSQLFLNGKQMVEKDEPQFHRCQSSGSDVHGGEQTCSKDTATIDLTSRGVDTERRSCDKKEDGTTAQPLGSGGSDSQHESPLIPMMLYLHRVKGLVLALLVEPHFLKDSTSMEEVYHSSLASLNGLEAHLRTMSPGAPGAQGPPGLYSFAHYDSIQSTLTTNLSAGGGAGAERPFVRAASLLHSHFCTTETLQEAIIRSASAAVYGTRTVAQETYFQQHGGTLRNSGIPNHQDSAFLLPSKARHRLQKHGVNLL is encoded by the exons ATGGCTGAGCAGGTTCCGCCAGACTCCAGGAG GTGTTCCTACTTCTTCCTGTAtgatgggtcaaaggtcagaggtgaaggtgACCTGACCAGAGAAGGCATCTGCTACTTTTATCCTGAAGAG ACGCCGTTGGACCAACAGGAGCTGATCTGTGGTCAGCTGGCCGGTGTCAGCCGCTGTGTGTCAGAGCTTTCTTTTTCACCGGTCCGTGTGTTGCGGTTGCGACGCCACAAGTTTGCCATCCGTGTTAAAGATGACTTCTTCTGG GCACTGGGCTGCCCGGTGGAGGTCCCCTCTGTCAGCATCTGCCAGCTCCTGGACCAGCTGATAAGCCTCTTCTGTTTCTACAATGGCTCCATAAGCCTGAGCTACCAG TCAGGTTCCACAGACCTTCACCACATCTTCAGCTGCCTGAAGACCATCGACTCCACCATT GTTGACCCACTTCTTCTACTCAAAGCGGCCCTCATTCTTCAGGCGTGTCAGCGCTGCCCTCTAGTGTTGGCGGGATGTATCTTGTTCCGAGGGAG agtgGTTAGTACACAGATGTTCCCAGAGCTCACCATGAAGGTGATGGTTCATGAGAACGAAACGTACAAAAAG GCGCAGAAGGACATTGAAGGCAGTAGCTCTGGGTGGTTTGGTGGCGTTAGCTCCACCACAGTGTTCCTGACTGCCTCTGAACTTCAGTACCTGCAGCTAACGCCTGTCCACAAAGACCTCCA TTCTCAGTTAACTCCAGCTGGAGACTCCCAGCCTTTGAAGTCCCGTCTCTCCAGGACGTTATCGGATGTAGGCTCCACCGACTCTGACCTCTCGGACCCTGGTTCAGCTCAGGTTCCCCAGAAGGGGTCCTTTGAAGTGGCGGGCAACGCTGTCCTCTGCCCAGTTGTGTCACAAGGCGCCACTAATCTTGCCAGCCACTCACAGCTCTTCTTAAATGGTAAACAGATGGTGGAGAAGGACGAGCCACAGTTTCACCGCTGTCAGAGTTCTGGGTCAGACGTGCATGGCGGCGAACAGACGTGCAGCAAAGACACCGCCACAATTGATCTGACCAGCAGAGGAGTGGATACAGAGAGGAGATCATGTGACAAGAAGGAAGATGGAACTACTGCTCAGCCTCTGGGCTCTGGAGGCTCTGACAGCCAACACGAGAGTCCGCTGATCCCCATGATGCTGTACCTGCACCGGGTCAAAGGTCTAGTTTTGGCTCTTCTGGTAGAACCTCACTTCCTGAAAGACTCCACCTCCATGGAGGAAGTG TATCACAGCAGCCTCGCGTCCCTCAACGGTCTGGAAGCCCACCTCAGGACCATGAGTCCAGGGGCCCCGGGGGCTCAGGGCCCCCCTGGACTTTACAGCTTTGCCCACTATGACAGCATCCAAAGCACACTCACCA CCAACCTGTCtgctggagggggggcgggTGCCGAGCGGCCTTTTGTCCGGGCTGCATCACTCCTTCACTCGCATTTCTGTACCACAGAGACCCTGCAGGAGGCCATTATCAG GAGTGCCAGTGCCGCCGTATATGGGACCCGCACCGTTGCCCAGGAGACCTACTTCCAACAGCACGGCGGCACGCTCAGGAACTCGGGTATCCCAAACCACCAGGACAGCGCCTTCTTGCTGCCCAGCAAGGCCCGCCACAGGCTCCAGAAGCACGGCGTGAACCTGCTAtga
- the hps4 gene encoding Hermansky-Pudlak syndrome 4 protein isoform X1: protein MAEQVPPDSRRCSYFFLYDGSKVRGEGDLTREGICYFYPEETPLDQQELICGQLAGVSRCVSELSFSPVRVLRLRRHKFAIRVKDDFFWALGCPVEVPSVSICQLLDQLISLFCFYNGSISLSYQIHSRDILAARWAQYLSHLQSGSTDLHHIFSCLKTIDSTIVDPLLLLKAALILQACQRCPLVLAGCILFRGRVVSTQMFPELTMKVMVHENETYKKAQKDIEGSSSGWFGGVSSTTVFLTASELQYLQLTPVHKDLHSQLTPAGDSQPLKSRLSRTLSDVGSTDSDLSDPGSAQVPQKGSFEVAGNAVLCPVVSQGATNLASHSQLFLNGKQMVEKDEPQFHRCQSSGSDVHGGEQTCSKDTATIDLTSRGVDTERRSCDKKEDGTTAQPLGSGGSDSQHESPLIPMMLYLHRVKGLVLALLVEPHFLKDSTSMEEVYHSSLASLNGLEAHLRTMSPGAPGAQGPPGLYSFAHYDSIQSTLTTNLSAGGGAGAERPFVRAASLLHSHFCTTETLQEAIIRSASAAVYGTRTVAQETYFQQHGGTLRNSGIPNHQDSAFLLPSKARHRLQKHGVNLL, encoded by the exons ATGGCTGAGCAGGTTCCGCCAGACTCCAGGAG GTGTTCCTACTTCTTCCTGTAtgatgggtcaaaggtcagaggtgaaggtgACCTGACCAGAGAAGGCATCTGCTACTTTTATCCTGAAGAG ACGCCGTTGGACCAACAGGAGCTGATCTGTGGTCAGCTGGCCGGTGTCAGCCGCTGTGTGTCAGAGCTTTCTTTTTCACCGGTCCGTGTGTTGCGGTTGCGACGCCACAAGTTTGCCATCCGTGTTAAAGATGACTTCTTCTGG GCACTGGGCTGCCCGGTGGAGGTCCCCTCTGTCAGCATCTGCCAGCTCCTGGACCAGCTGATAAGCCTCTTCTGTTTCTACAATGGCTCCATAAGCCTGAGCTACCAG attcaCAGTCGGGACATTTTAGCAGCTCGCTGGGCTCAGTATCTGTCTCACCTCCAGTCAGGTTCCACAGACCTTCACCACATCTTCAGCTGCCTGAAGACCATCGACTCCACCATT GTTGACCCACTTCTTCTACTCAAAGCGGCCCTCATTCTTCAGGCGTGTCAGCGCTGCCCTCTAGTGTTGGCGGGATGTATCTTGTTCCGAGGGAG agtgGTTAGTACACAGATGTTCCCAGAGCTCACCATGAAGGTGATGGTTCATGAGAACGAAACGTACAAAAAG GCGCAGAAGGACATTGAAGGCAGTAGCTCTGGGTGGTTTGGTGGCGTTAGCTCCACCACAGTGTTCCTGACTGCCTCTGAACTTCAGTACCTGCAGCTAACGCCTGTCCACAAAGACCTCCA TTCTCAGTTAACTCCAGCTGGAGACTCCCAGCCTTTGAAGTCCCGTCTCTCCAGGACGTTATCGGATGTAGGCTCCACCGACTCTGACCTCTCGGACCCTGGTTCAGCTCAGGTTCCCCAGAAGGGGTCCTTTGAAGTGGCGGGCAACGCTGTCCTCTGCCCAGTTGTGTCACAAGGCGCCACTAATCTTGCCAGCCACTCACAGCTCTTCTTAAATGGTAAACAGATGGTGGAGAAGGACGAGCCACAGTTTCACCGCTGTCAGAGTTCTGGGTCAGACGTGCATGGCGGCGAACAGACGTGCAGCAAAGACACCGCCACAATTGATCTGACCAGCAGAGGAGTGGATACAGAGAGGAGATCATGTGACAAGAAGGAAGATGGAACTACTGCTCAGCCTCTGGGCTCTGGAGGCTCTGACAGCCAACACGAGAGTCCGCTGATCCCCATGATGCTGTACCTGCACCGGGTCAAAGGTCTAGTTTTGGCTCTTCTGGTAGAACCTCACTTCCTGAAAGACTCCACCTCCATGGAGGAAGTG TATCACAGCAGCCTCGCGTCCCTCAACGGTCTGGAAGCCCACCTCAGGACCATGAGTCCAGGGGCCCCGGGGGCTCAGGGCCCCCCTGGACTTTACAGCTTTGCCCACTATGACAGCATCCAAAGCACACTCACCA CCAACCTGTCtgctggagggggggcgggTGCCGAGCGGCCTTTTGTCCGGGCTGCATCACTCCTTCACTCGCATTTCTGTACCACAGAGACCCTGCAGGAGGCCATTATCAG GAGTGCCAGTGCCGCCGTATATGGGACCCGCACCGTTGCCCAGGAGACCTACTTCCAACAGCACGGCGGCACGCTCAGGAACTCGGGTATCCCAAACCACCAGGACAGCGCCTTCTTGCTGCCCAGCAAGGCCCGCCACAGGCTCCAGAAGCACGGCGTGAACCTGCTAtga
- the hps4 gene encoding Hermansky-Pudlak syndrome 4 protein isoform X3 — protein sequence MAEQVPPDSRRCSYFFLYDGSKVRGEGDLTREGICYFYPEETPLDQQELICGQLAGVSRCVSELSFSPVRVLRLRRHKFAIRVKDDFFWALGCPVEVPSVSICQLLDQLISLFCFYNGSISLSYQIHSRDILAARWAQYLSHLQSGSTDLHHIFSCLKTIDSTIVDPLLLLKAALILQACQRCPLVLAGCILFRGRVVSTQMFPELTMKVMVHENETYKKAQKDIEGSSSGWFGGVSSTTVFLTASELQYLQLTPVHKDLHSQLTPAGDSQPLKSRLSRTLSDVGSTDSDLSDPGSAQVPQKGSFEVAGNAVLCPVVSQGATNLASHSQLFLNGKQMVEKDEPQFHRCQSSGSDVHGGEQTCSKDTATIDLTSRGVDTERRSCDKKEDGTTAQPLGSGGSDSQHESPLIPMMLYLHRVKGLVLALLVEPHFLKDSTSMEEVYHSSLASLNGLEAHLRTMSPGAPGAQGPPGLYSFAHYDSIQSTLTSEA from the exons ATGGCTGAGCAGGTTCCGCCAGACTCCAGGAG GTGTTCCTACTTCTTCCTGTAtgatgggtcaaaggtcagaggtgaaggtgACCTGACCAGAGAAGGCATCTGCTACTTTTATCCTGAAGAG ACGCCGTTGGACCAACAGGAGCTGATCTGTGGTCAGCTGGCCGGTGTCAGCCGCTGTGTGTCAGAGCTTTCTTTTTCACCGGTCCGTGTGTTGCGGTTGCGACGCCACAAGTTTGCCATCCGTGTTAAAGATGACTTCTTCTGG GCACTGGGCTGCCCGGTGGAGGTCCCCTCTGTCAGCATCTGCCAGCTCCTGGACCAGCTGATAAGCCTCTTCTGTTTCTACAATGGCTCCATAAGCCTGAGCTACCAG attcaCAGTCGGGACATTTTAGCAGCTCGCTGGGCTCAGTATCTGTCTCACCTCCAGTCAGGTTCCACAGACCTTCACCACATCTTCAGCTGCCTGAAGACCATCGACTCCACCATT GTTGACCCACTTCTTCTACTCAAAGCGGCCCTCATTCTTCAGGCGTGTCAGCGCTGCCCTCTAGTGTTGGCGGGATGTATCTTGTTCCGAGGGAG agtgGTTAGTACACAGATGTTCCCAGAGCTCACCATGAAGGTGATGGTTCATGAGAACGAAACGTACAAAAAG GCGCAGAAGGACATTGAAGGCAGTAGCTCTGGGTGGTTTGGTGGCGTTAGCTCCACCACAGTGTTCCTGACTGCCTCTGAACTTCAGTACCTGCAGCTAACGCCTGTCCACAAAGACCTCCA TTCTCAGTTAACTCCAGCTGGAGACTCCCAGCCTTTGAAGTCCCGTCTCTCCAGGACGTTATCGGATGTAGGCTCCACCGACTCTGACCTCTCGGACCCTGGTTCAGCTCAGGTTCCCCAGAAGGGGTCCTTTGAAGTGGCGGGCAACGCTGTCCTCTGCCCAGTTGTGTCACAAGGCGCCACTAATCTTGCCAGCCACTCACAGCTCTTCTTAAATGGTAAACAGATGGTGGAGAAGGACGAGCCACAGTTTCACCGCTGTCAGAGTTCTGGGTCAGACGTGCATGGCGGCGAACAGACGTGCAGCAAAGACACCGCCACAATTGATCTGACCAGCAGAGGAGTGGATACAGAGAGGAGATCATGTGACAAGAAGGAAGATGGAACTACTGCTCAGCCTCTGGGCTCTGGAGGCTCTGACAGCCAACACGAGAGTCCGCTGATCCCCATGATGCTGTACCTGCACCGGGTCAAAGGTCTAGTTTTGGCTCTTCTGGTAGAACCTCACTTCCTGAAAGACTCCACCTCCATGGAGGAAGTG TATCACAGCAGCCTCGCGTCCCTCAACGGTCTGGAAGCCCACCTCAGGACCATGAGTCCAGGGGCCCCGGGGGCTCAGGGCCCCCCTGGACTTTACAGCTTTGCCCACTATGACAGCATCCAAAGCACACTCACCAGTGAGGCCTga
- the LOC130526330 gene encoding uncharacterized protein LOC130526330 isoform X1, whose protein sequence is MGEQSNPETSIRMNADSDFHIIRKNERAHFFSPKEQELILKLYEEERVILTAKSNTTSASKLREEAWQRIADKINAVSDSGYKRTWQQVKVKHKNIVQTAKRRRAELLRNHGGSATPSQVSAEEEGRLRVEVLSGGACIEPLSGSESSFISVSGHPVLLLPVTKTEPESLSGDDTDISDAHLEGELHGGSFQERAHSFPSATRNLETQSDDIRALYCSYLKKEMENRDQEMAFRALKMKKLEKEILLLDKQLM, encoded by the exons ATGGGAGAGCAATCGAACCCTGAAACATCGATCCGGATGAACGCAGACAGCG ATTTTCACATCATAAGAAAGAATGAGAGGGCACATTTTTTTAGCCCCAAAGAACAAGAACTAATTCTGAAGTTGTACGAAGAAGAGAGAGTCATTTTAACGGCCAAATCAAACACAACGAGCGCGTCCAAACTGAGGGAGGAGGCTTGGCAAAGGATCGCCGACAAAATCAACGC tGTTTCTGACAGTGGTTATAAGAGGACCTGGCAGCAAGTAAAAGTCAAGCATAAAAACATCGTACAAACAG CTAAAAGAAGACGGGCCGAGTTGCTGAGGAACCATGGGGGGTCTGCCACACCATCACAGgtctctgcagaggaggagggccgGCTCAGGGTGGAGGTCCTGTCTGGGGGGGCCTGCATTGAGCCACTGAGTGGATCTGAGAGTTCTTTCATCAGCG TTTCAGgtcaccctgtcctcctcctgcccgtcACCAAAACAGAACCAGAGAGCCTGAGTGGTGATGATACCGACATCAGCGATGCTCATTTAGAGGGG GAGCTGCACGGCGGAAGCTTCCAGGAGAGGGCGCACTCTTTCCCTTCTGCTACTCGAAATTTGGAG ACACAGTCGGATGACATCAGAGCTCTTTACTGCAGCTACCTGAAGAAGGAGATGGAGAACCGCGACCAGGAAATGGCCTTCAGagctctgaaaatgaagaagtTGGAGAAAGAAATCCTACTGCTTGACAAGCAACTGATGTGA
- the LOC130526330 gene encoding uncharacterized protein LOC130526330 isoform X2, producing MGEQSNPETSIRMNADSDFHIIRKNERAHFFSPKEQELILKLYEEERVILTAKSNTTSASKLREEAWQRIADKINAVSDSGYKRTWQQVKVKHKNIVQTAKRRRAELLRNHGGSATPSQVSAEEEGRLRVEVLSGGACIEPLSGSESSFISGHPVLLLPVTKTEPESLSGDDTDISDAHLEGELHGGSFQERAHSFPSATRNLETQSDDIRALYCSYLKKEMENRDQEMAFRALKMKKLEKEILLLDKQLM from the exons ATGGGAGAGCAATCGAACCCTGAAACATCGATCCGGATGAACGCAGACAGCG ATTTTCACATCATAAGAAAGAATGAGAGGGCACATTTTTTTAGCCCCAAAGAACAAGAACTAATTCTGAAGTTGTACGAAGAAGAGAGAGTCATTTTAACGGCCAAATCAAACACAACGAGCGCGTCCAAACTGAGGGAGGAGGCTTGGCAAAGGATCGCCGACAAAATCAACGC tGTTTCTGACAGTGGTTATAAGAGGACCTGGCAGCAAGTAAAAGTCAAGCATAAAAACATCGTACAAACAG CTAAAAGAAGACGGGCCGAGTTGCTGAGGAACCATGGGGGGTCTGCCACACCATCACAGgtctctgcagaggaggagggccgGCTCAGGGTGGAGGTCCTGTCTGGGGGGGCCTGCATTGAGCCACTGAGTGGATCTGAGAGTTCTTTCATCAGCG gtcaccctgtcctcctcctgcccgtcACCAAAACAGAACCAGAGAGCCTGAGTGGTGATGATACCGACATCAGCGATGCTCATTTAGAGGGG GAGCTGCACGGCGGAAGCTTCCAGGAGAGGGCGCACTCTTTCCCTTCTGCTACTCGAAATTTGGAG ACACAGTCGGATGACATCAGAGCTCTTTACTGCAGCTACCTGAAGAAGGAGATGGAGAACCGCGACCAGGAAATGGCCTTCAGagctctgaaaatgaagaagtTGGAGAAAGAAATCCTACTGCTTGACAAGCAACTGATGTGA